A single genomic interval of Heliangelus exortis chromosome 11, bHelExo1.hap1, whole genome shotgun sequence harbors:
- the LOC139801231 gene encoding gonadotropin-releasing hormone II receptor-like, with translation MAPLRGAGQETPDGGDGVSYSKHDPPPTPSPHPRQASTAHLPVTAGRGQLDPGPAMGNISTGSLSPPEWGCRSPQARGAEEPPLLPTFSPAAQARVAITFTLFAISAGCNLAVLRAAGTRRGPGGPGRRSHIHLLLLHLAAADLLVTVAVMPLDAIWNITLQWRAGDLACRLLMYLRLVAMYASAFVTVVISLDRQAAVLRPLAIARARRRNRILLYLAWTLSAGLSVPQLFLFRTVTLPAPHNFTQCTTRGSFPQPWQETLYNMVGFSCLFLLPLLIMVCCYARILLEISRRMGSSFFSSRDVSLRCSRNNIPRARMRTLKMSLVIVSSFILCWTPYYLLGLWYWFCPRAMEKRVSPALSHILFIFGLFNACLDPITYGLFTIRFRRGWGCPCGHPPEPQPPSPATGSFRCSASSSSLPPKRGGSAGAGAVGDHRERAARGHRSCQSSSL, from the exons ATGGCCCCACTGagaggtgctgggcaggagaCCCCAGATGGAG GGGATGGGGTCTCCTACTCCAAGCATGACCCGCCCCCCACCCCAAGTCCCCACCCCAGGCAGGCTAGCACTGCCCATCTGCCTGTCACAGCAGGAAGGGGACAGCTGGACCCAGGCCCTGCAATGGGGAACATCAGCACCGGAAGCCTGTCCCCCCCTgagtggggctgcaggagcccccaGGCCAGGGGTGCTGAGGAGCCCCCGCTACTGCCCACCTTCTCCCCCGCCGCCCAGGCCCGCGTGGCCATCACCTTCACCCTCTTTGCCATCTCGGCTGGCTGCAACCTGGCCGTGCTGCGTGCGGCGGGGACGCGGCGGGGGCCTGGGGGTCCGGGACGGCGTTCCCACAtccacctgctgctgctgcacctcGCTGCCGCTGACCTGCTGGTGACGGTGGCGGTGATGCCGCTGGATGCCATCTGGAACATTACGCTGCAGTGGCGGGCGGGTGACCTGGCCTGCCGCCTCCTCATGTACCTGAGGCTGGTGGCCATGTACGCCTCGGCTTTTGTCACCGTCGTCATCAGCCTGGACCGCCAGGCCGCCGTCCTGCGCCCACTGGCCATCGCCCGTGCCCGCCGCAGGAACCGCATCCTGCTCTACCTCGCCTGGACCCTCAGCGCCGGGCTCTCGGTGCCGCAG ctgtTCCTCTTCCGCACGGTCACTCTCCCCGCCCCGCACAACTTCACCCAGTGCACGACCCGGGGCagcttcccccagccctggcaggagaCCCTCTACAACATGGTGGgcttctcctgcctcttcctgctGCCGCTGCTCATCATGGTTTGCTGTTACGCCCGCATCCTCCTGGAGATCTCCCGGCGCATGGGCTCCAGCTTCT TCTCCTCCCGGGATGTGTCGCTGCGGTGCTCCAGGAACAACATCCCTCGGGCTCGGATGCGTACGCTGAAGATGAGCCTGGTCATCGTCTCCTCCTTCATCCTCTGCTGGACCCCCTACTatctgctggggctgtggtaCTGGTTCTGCCCGCGGGCCATGGAGAAGAGGGTGTCGCCCGCCCTCTCCCACATCCTCTTCATCTTCGGCCTCTTCAATGCCTGCCTGGACCCCATCACCTACGGGCTCTTCACCATCCGCTTCCggagaggctggggctgcccttgCGGGCACCCCCCCGAGCCCCAGCCGCCCTCCCCGGCCACCGGCTCCTTCCGCTgctccgcctcctcctcctccctgccgCCCAAGCGGGGGGGGTCCGCGGGGGCGGGGGCAGTGGGAGACCACCGGGAGCGGGCTGCCCGCGGGCACCGGtcctgccagagcagctccctctgA